From a single Pempheris klunzingeri isolate RE-2024b chromosome 2, fPemKlu1.hap1, whole genome shotgun sequence genomic region:
- the thumpd3 gene encoding tRNA (guanine(6)-N2)-methyltransferase THUMP3, with the protein MSSQEDGAAEPGPDTETPSSSSSTGDIITVTIGATVPTGFEHTAAEEVKEKIGVDARISKDRGRIYFPITTDKLSQVHLLRSVDNLFVVVEEYDHYQFKESKEETLMELQQLASKLPWTNALEVWKLNGTLKKKKGYRKGGNGTKVKPNSEASDATVADAEQQELPQAASSADGQTKAESVPDSADADVEASMQVSEEAAPKAKLIKFRVTCNRAGDKHSFSSNEAARDFGGAVQEFFQWKADMTKFDIEVLLNIHNEEVVIGIALTEESLHRRNISHFGPTTLRSTLCYGMLRLCKPQASDIILDPMCGTGAIPLEGSIEFNSSFYIAGDNNDMAVNRTVNNICHIQKRRADKGSASGLPIDTVQWDLCNLPIRTGSVDIIITDMPFGKRMGSRKKNWDLYPSCLREMARVCAPGSGKAVLLTQDKKCFAKAISRMGGLWKKLHTVWVNVGGLHAGVYLLKRTGAVFGQTPEDVYESRGTVNTQGGEEHGKELS; encoded by the exons ATGTCCTCCCAGGAAGATGGGGCAGCAGAGCCGGGCCCTGACACAGagacaccctcctcctcttcttccactgGGGACATCATCACCGTCACCATCGGGGCAACCGTGCCCACGGGGTTCGAACACACCGCTGCAGAGGAGGTCAAGGAGAAAATTGGGGTTGATGCACGCATCAGCAAAGATCGTGGTCGTATCTACTTTCCAATAACCACCGATAAGCTTTCACAG GTTCATCTTCTGAGGTCTGTGGACAACCTGTTTGTTGTAGTTGAGGAATATGATCACTACCAGTTTAAAGAATCAAAG GAGGAGACACTGATGGAGTTGCAGCAGCTTGCCTCAAAACTTCCCTGGACTAATGCCTTAGAGGTTTGGAAGCTAAATGGCaccctaaaaaagaaaaaaggctaCCGGAAAGGAGGCAATGGCACCAAAGTAAAACCTAATAGTGAGGCCAGTGATGCAACTGTTGCTGATGCTGAGCAGCAAGAGTTGCCTCAAGCAGCGTCTTCTGCTGACGGccaaacaaaggcagagagcgTGCCTGACAGTGCTGACGCTGACGTGGAGGCCAGCATGCAGGTCTCGGAGGAGGCAGCACCCAAGGCCAAACTCATCAAATTTCGTGTGACGTGCAACAGGGCCGGTGACAAACACAGCTTTTCCTCTAATGAGGCAGCCAGAGACTTCGGTGGGGCTGTGCAGGAATTCTTCCAGTGGAAAGCAGACATGACAAAGTTTGACATAGAG GTGTTGCTAAACATACACAATGAGGAGGTGGTGATCGGCATTGCGCTCACCGAAGAGAGTCTTCACAGGAGAAACATCAGTCACTTTGGACCCACCACTCTGCGGTCTACCCTGTGCTACGGCATGCTCAG GCTGTGCAAACCTCAGGCATCAGATATAATACTTGATCCAATGTGCGGGACTGGAGCTATACCGTTGGAG GGATCCATTGAATTTAACAGTTCATTCTACATTGCCGGTGACAACAATGACATGGCAGTTAACCGCACGGTCAATAATATATGCCACATCCAGAAACGGAGGGCAGACAAGGGCAG TGCATCTGGATTGCCCATTGACACAGTGCAGTGGGATCTGTGCAATTTACCCATAAGGACCGGCTCTGTTGACATTATCATCACTGACATGCCGTTTGGGAAGAG AATGGGCTCTAGGAAGAAGAACTGGGACCTTTACCCCTCCTGTCTGAGAGAAATGGCCCGCGTGTGTGCACCAGGCTCAGGAAAGGCTGTCTTGTTGACTCAGGACAAGAAATGCTTTGCCAAG GCTATCTCGAGGATGGGAGGACTGTGGAAGAAGCTGCACACTGTTTGGGTCAATGTCGGGGGTTTACATGCTGGAGTCTACCTCCTTAAGCGGACCGGGGCCGTGTTTGGCCAAACACCGGAAGATGTCTATGAATCACGAGGAACAGTTAATACACAGGGGGGTGAGGAGCACGGCAAAGAGCTCTCCTAA
- the LOC139207665 gene encoding prostacyclin synthase-like, which translates to MIWTIFLLVQAVLLYFILTHRSRSKGEPPLDKGVIPWLGHALEFGKDASKFLNRMKLKHGNIFTVRAAGHYVTVLLDPHSFDAVINDSDSLDFTRYAQVLMERIFSLQLPHHHQAKAKAMMKKHFLGMNLAVLNSTTSRHLQALLKAKMPQNQKDWKVEGLFDFSYSLLFKAGYLTLFGVEQNNNSTDPSSVYEEYKKFDDLLTKMARGTLKPEEKSTAQSARLRLWELLAPAGLSEDSGLSPWLRAYRRLLQQDGANEETQTKAVLMQLWATQGNVGPAAFWLLGYLLTNPVALTAVTREMETSESPLLDRPVNTPVFDSALEEALRLTAAPFITREVVQEKTLHMADGQEYQLRKGDRVCLFPFASPQMDPEIYLEPQKYKYDRFLNDDGSVRRDFYKGGRRLKYYTMPWGAGTNGCVGKQFAINIIRQFVYMVLTNYDLELCDPNAGMPAVNASRYGFGMLQPEGDLFVRYKPRKTH; encoded by the exons ATGATTTGGACCATTTTCCTGCTTGTCCAAGCCGTCCTGCTGTATttcattctcacacacagatCGAG ATCCAAGGGGGAGCCGCCTCTAGACAAAGGAGTTATCCCCTGGTTAGGCCATGCACTTGAATTTGGAAAAGATGCTTCCAAGTTCTTGAATCGAATGAAGCTTAAACATggcaacattttcaca GTGCGTGCTGCTGGGCATTACGTGACGGTTCTGCTGGATCCACACTCATTCGACGCAGTCATCAATGACTCCGACTCCCTGGACTTTACTCGCTATGCACAGGTGCTCATGGAGAGGATCTTCAGCCTGCAGCTGCCTCATCACCATCAGGCTAAAGCAAAAGCAATGATGAAAAA GCACTTTCTGGGAATGAATTTGGCCGTCCTCAACAGCACCACAAGCAGACACCTGCAGGCTTTGCTGAAAGCCAAAATGCCTCAGAACCAGAAAGACTGGAAAGTGGAGGGACTGTTCGACTTCTCTTACAGCTTACTGTTCAA GGCGGGGTACCTGACGCTATTTGGAgtggaacaaaacaacaacagcacagatcCCTCAAGTGTCTATGAGGAGTACAAGAAGTTTGACGATCTCTTGACCAAAATGGCCAGAGGCACGCTAAAGCCAG aggaGAAGAGTACAGCCCAGAGTGCTCGGCTGAGACTGTGGGAGCTTTTGGCTCCAGCAGGTCTGAGTGAGGACTCGGGGTTGAGCCCTTGGCTCCGAGCCTACAGgcggctgctgcagcaggacggGGCCAACGAGGAGACGCAGACAAAGGCCGTGCTGATGCAACTCTGGGCCACACAG GGTAATGTCGGTCCTGCTGCCTTTTGGCTGTTGGGCTACTTGTTGACAAATCCTGTGGCTCTGACGGCGGTGACGAGGGAGATGGAAACCTCAGAGAGCCCTCTGCTCGACAGACCTGTGAACACACCTGTGTTTG ATAGCGCTTTGGAAGAGGCACTTAGACTCACTGCTGCCCCCTTCATCACCAGAGAGGTAGTTCAGGAAAAGACCCTCCACATGGCTGATGGCCAAGAGTACCAGCTAAGGAAAGGAGACAGGGTGTGCTTGTTTCCCTTCGCCAGCCCTCAAATGGACCCTGAGATCTACCTTGAGCCACAG AAATACAAGTATGATCGCTTCCTGAATGACGATGGATCAGTGAGGAGAGATTTTTATAAAGGAGGGAGGCGACTGAAATATTACACCATGCCATGGGGTGCGGGGACCAATGGCTGTGTGGGAAAGCAGTTTGCCATCAATATCATCAGACA GTTTGTTTACATGGTGTTGACTAACTATGATTTGGAGCTGTGTGACCCAAATGCCGGGATGCCGGCGGTAAATGCCAGTCGTTATGGATTTGGGATGTTACAACCAGAGGGGGACTTGTTTGTCCGATATAAGCCAAGGAAAACACACTAG